The following are encoded in a window of Drosophila simulans strain w501 chromosome 3L, Prin_Dsim_3.1, whole genome shotgun sequence genomic DNA:
- the LOC27208657 gene encoding transportin-1 has translation MTWEPQGEGLQQIIAILKESQSPDTATQMAVQMKLEEFNRYPDFNNYLIYVLTKLKTEDEPTRSLSGLILKNNIRMHGTTLQPEIVEYIKHECLQAVGDSSPLIRATVGILITTIASNGGLHNWPQLLPSLCEMLDNQDYNVCEGAFSALQKICEDSAEILDSAALNRPLNVMIPKFLEYFKHSSPKIRSHAIACINQFIINRSQALMLNIDSFIENLFHLSSDEDHEVRKNVCHGLVMLLEVRMDRLMPHMSQIIEYMLLRTQDTDEGVALEASEFWLSLAEQSICKDVLAPYLAQLAPVLVRGMRYSEVDIILLKGNVEEDDMVPDREEDIRPRFHKSRAHTIRSTQEGGAGATGDDDDDEFEDGMDDDSSLSEWNLRKCSAAALDVLANVFREDCLPVVLPILKETLFHQEWVIKESGVLALGAIAEGCMQGMIQHLPELIPYLISCLSDKKALVRSITCWTLSRYANWVVNQPHDQYLKPLMEELLKRILDSNKRVQEAACSAFATLEEEACTELVPYLEYILKTLVFAFSKYQHKNLLILYDAVGTLADSVGHHLNKPQYIDILMPPLIDKWNLLKDDDKDLFPLLECLSSIATALQSGFLPYCDPVYRRCISLIEQTINQEMLCKQNQTYDHPDKERMIVALDLLSGLAEGLDRQIETLVANSNIMHLLYQCMQDVLPEVRQSSFALLGDLTKACFPHVHPFMGEFFPILGQNLNPDFISVCNNATWAIGEICMKLGEETKQYIRLVLSDLFIIINRPNTPKTLLENTAITIGRLGYVCPIEVAPYLPEFVRQWCTSLRHIRDNDEKDSAFRGMCHMITVNPAGVVADFIFFCDAIASWVSPPEDLHHMIQKILHGFKTQVGEENWRRFVEQFPPTLAERLSTMYTI, from the exons atgacGTGGGAACCACAGGGAGAAGGTCTGCAACAGATCATAGCGATCCTCAAGGAGTCGCAGTCGCCGGACACAGCCACTCAAATGGCCGTACAGATG AAACTGGAGGAATTCAATCGCTACCCCGACTTCAACAACTATCTTATCTATGTGCTGACGAAACTGAAGACAGAGGACGAGCCCACGAGATCACTCAGCGGCCTAATCCTCAAGAACAACATACGCATGCACGGCACCACTCTACAGCCGGAAATCGTGGAGTATATCAAACACGAGTGCCTGCAGGCAGTGGGCGACTCTTCGCCTCTGATCCGTGCCACCGTAGGCATCCTGATCACCACCATCGCCAGCAATGGCGGTCTGCACAACTGGCCGCAGCTGCTTCCATCTCTCTGCGAAATGCTTGACAACCAGGACTACAATGTGTGCGAAGGAGCATTCAGTGCCCTGCAGAAAATTTGCGAGGACTCTGCCGAAATTTTGGACTCCGCAGCGCTCAATAGGCCATTAAACGTAATGATTCCAAAATTCCTGGAGTACTTCAAGCACAGCAGTCCAAAGATCCGCTCCCACGCCATTGCCTGCATCAACCAGTTCATCATAAACAGATCACAGGCTCTGATGCTAAACATAGACAGCTTCATTGAGAACCTCTTTCACCTGTCATCAGATGAGGACCACGAGGTGCGCAAAAACGTGTGCCACGGACTGGTCATGCTGCTGGAGGTGCGAATGGACCGTCTGATGCCGCACATGTCGCAGATTATTGag TACATGCTGTTGCGCACCCAGGACACCGATGAGGGTGTGGCCCTGGAAGCTTCCGAGTTCTGGCTTTCACTGGCCGAGCAAAGCATCTGCAAGGACGTGCTTGCCCCTTACCTTGCACAATTAGCGCCAGTTCTTGTACGAGGCATGCGTTACTCAGAGGTCGACATAATTCTCCTCAAGGGAAACGTTGAGGAGGATGACATGGTGCCCGATCGAGAAGAGGATATCCGCCCGCGTTTCCACAAGTCCCGTGCACACACAATCAGGAGTACACAAGAGGGAGGAGCTGGAGCGACAggcgatgatgacgacgacgaatTTGAAGATGGAATGGACGACGATAGCTCGCTATCAGAATGGAACTTGCGCAAGTGCAGCGCTGCCGCTCTCGATGTATTGGCGAATGTTTTCCGGGAGGATTGTCTGCCCGTTGTGCTGCCCATCCTGAAGGAGACTCTGTTCCACCAAGAATGGGTGATCAAAGAGAGTGGTGTGCTGGCCTTGGGAGCTATTGCGGAGGGCTGCATGCAAGGCATGATCCAACACTTGCCAGAGCTGATTCCCTACCTAATTAGCTGTCTGTCCGACAAGAAGGCACTGGTGCGCTCCATCACATGCTGGACGCTCTCGCGATACGCCAATTGGGTTGTCAACCAGCCGCACGACCAGTACTTGAAGCCTCTAATGGAAGAACTGCTGAAGCGCATCCTGGACTCGAATAAGCGCGTTCAGGAAGCTGCGTGCTCTGCCTTTGCCActctggaggaggaggcctGCACGGAACTGGTGCCCTATCTGGAGTATATTCTAAAGACGCTCGTCTTTGCCTTCTCCAAGTACCAGCACAAGAACTTATTGATACTGTACGATGCAGTGGGTACTTTGGCGGACTCCGTCGGTCATCATCTGAATAAACCACAATACATTGACATCCTGATGCCTCCGCTAATTGATAAGTGGAATCTGCTAAAGGACGACGATAAGGATCTGTTCCCTTTGTTGGAGTGCCTGTCGAGCATCGCCACTGCCTTGCAGTCCGGCTTTCTGCCCTACTGCGACCCCGTGTATCGAAGGTGCATCTCCCTTATTGAGCAGACTATCAACCAGGAAATG CTGtgtaaacaaaaccaaacgTACGACCATCCCGACAAAGAGCGCATGATTGTCGCCCTAGATCTGCTGTCTGGCCTAGCCGAGGGTTTGGATCGCCAAATCGAGACACTggtggccaacagcaacattaTGCATCTACTCTACCAGTGCATGCAGGACGTTCTGCCTGAG GTTCGCCAATCTTCGTTTGCCCTGCTGGGTGATTTGACTAAGGCCTGTTTTCCCCACGTGCATCCCTTCATGGGCGAGTTCTTCCCCATCCTGGGTCAAAACCTTAACCCAGACTTCATTTCGGTCTGCAATAATGCTACTTGGGCCATAGGCGAAATCTGCATGAAATTGG GTGAGGAGACTAAGCAGTACATACGCCTTGTACTCAGCGACCTTTTCATCATTATCAACCGTCCGAACACGCCCAAGACACTGCTGGAGAACACAG CAATAACAATCGGTCGTCTAGGTTATGTGTGCCCAATTGAAGTGGCTCCTTATTTGCCCGAATTTGTACGACAGTG GTGCACATCGTTGCGGCACATACGAGACAATGATGAGAAGGACTCAGCCTTCCGTGGAATGTGTCATATGATCACGGTGAATCCAGCTGGCGTGGTAGCAGACTTTATATTCTTCTGCGATGCCATCGCCTCCTGGGTTAGCCCACCGGAGGATCTGCATCATATGATACAGAAG ATTCTGCACGGCTTTAAGACCCAAGTGGGCGAGGAGAACTGGCGTCGATTTGTGGAGCAATTCCCGCCAACTTTGGCCGAGCGCCTGTCCACAATGTATACCATCTAA
- the LOC6737001 gene encoding transportin-1 isoform X1: protein MAWTPRDEGLQQLLPILKDSQSPDKATQLAVQTKLQQLNCLPDFNNYLVYVLTNLKTEDEATRSMSGLILKNNIRMYDITQQPEHMEYIKHECLQAVGDSSPQIRATVGILITTIASNIGLNNWPQLLPSLCEMLDNQDYNMCEGAFSVVQKICEDSAEILDHRPLNTMITKFLEYFKHSSPVIRSHAIACVNQFIINRSQALMLNIDSLIVNLLDVPSDDDPSVRMNACHALVGLVRDRLDLMMPHMSQIIGLILLHSVDADENVALQACEFWLSLGKQRNCRNILSPILSQLVPVLVRRMQYTETDIVLLKGEVDEDDEPDRQQDISPRFHMSRVHGISNELDEDPDEDWDLAWNLRKCSASALDIISNIFGEECLPFLLPILNETLLHQEWVIKESGVLALGAIAEGCMQGLIQHLPELIPYLISCLSDEKPLVRSITCWTLMRFLKWVLNQPHDQYLKPLIEELLKCILDSNKRVQEAACSAFATLEEEASPQLVPYLENMLKTFVLALSKYQQRNRRTMYDVVGLLAESVGHHLNKPQYIDILMPPLMDKWNLVKDDDKDLFPLLECLSSIATALQSSFLPYCDSVYRKGISIIEETINQDKLCKQNISNEYPDKERMVIALDLVSGLTEGLGSLIEPLVANSRLLQLLCECMGDGIPEVRQSSFALLGDLSKACFTQVYPYTDQFITILVQNLNPSVVDVCNNAIWAIGQICVQLGEETKPYARLLLSELIILMNRQNIPKNLSNNAAITLGRLGNACPAEVAPYLPEFLRQWCLLLRHAHDHVEKYSSFMGMCHMITANPGGVVPDFLFFCSAIASWENPPQDLRQMIRRIIHGFKNQMGEENWLTFLGQFPPPLTHRLIELYDIGY from the exons atgGCATGGACACCACGGGATGAAGGTCTGCAGCAGCTCCTACCAATTCTCAAGGACTCGCAGTCTCCCGATAAAGCCACGCAGTTAGCCGTGCAAACG AAGCTGCAGCAACTCAACTGCTTACCGGACTTCAACAACTATCTCGTCTATGTGCTCACGAATCTGAAGACGGAGGACGAGGCAACGCGCTCCATGAGCGGCCTAATCCTCAAGAACAACATTCGCATGTACGACATCACTCAGCAGCCGGAGCACATGGAGTATATTAAACACGAGTGCCTGCAGGCAGTGGGCGACTCTTCGCCCCAGATCCGTGCCACCGTGGGCATCCTGATCACCACCATCGCCAGCAATATCGGTCTGAACAACTGGCCGCAGCTGCTTCCATCTCTCTGCGAAATGCTTGACAACCAGGACTACAATATGTGCGAAGGAGCATTCAGTGTCGTCCAGAAAATTTGCGAGGACTCTGCCGAAATTTTGGACCATAGGCCATTAAACACAATGATTACAAAGTTCCTGGAGTACTTTAAGCACAGCAGTCCAGTGATCCGCTCCCACGCCATTGCTTGCGTCAACCAGTTCATCATAAACAGATCACAGGCTCTGATGCTGAATATAGACAGCCTCATTGTGAACCTCTTAGACGTGCCCTCGGATGATGACCCATCGGTTCGCATGAACGCCTGCCATGCATTGGTGGGTCTGGTGCGGGACCGCTTAGACCTCATGATGCCGCACATGTCGCAGATTATTGGG CTCATTTTGTTGCACTCAGTGGACGCCGATGAGAACGTGGCTCTGCAGGCCTGCGAATTTTGGCTGTCATTGGGAAAGCAGAGAAACTGCAGGAATATACTTTCTCCCATTCTATCGCAGTTGGTCCCAGTCCTTGTTCGCCGAATGCAATACACGGAGACGGACATTGTTCTTCTGAAGGGCGAAGTAGATGAAGATGACGAGCCTGATAGACAGCAGGATATCAGTCCACGTTTCCACATGTCCCGCGTACACGGTATAAGTAATGAATTGGATGAAGACCCGGATGAAGACTGGGATTTGGCATGGAACTTGCGCAAGTGCAGCGCATCTGCCCTCGACATTATTTCGAATATTTTCGGCGAGGAGTGTCTGCCCTTCTTGCTGCCCATCCTAAATGAGACGCTACTCCACCAGGAATGGGTGATCAAAGAGAGTGGTGTGCTCGCCCTGGGAGCTATTGCGGAGGGCTGCATGCAGGGCTTGATCCAACACTTGCCAGAGTTGATTCCCTACCTAATTAGCTGTCTGTCTGATGAGAAGCCACTCGTACGCTCCATTACATGCTGGACGCTCATGCGATTCTTGAAATGGGTGCTCAACCAGCCGCACGACCAGTACTTGAAGCCTCTAATAGAGGAACTGCTGAAGTGCATCCTGGACTCCAATAAGCGCGTTCAGGAAGCTGCGTGCTCTGCCTTTGCCActctggaggaggaggccagcCCGCAACTGGTGCCCTACCTGGAGAATATGCTAAAGACGTTCGTCTTGGCCCTCTCCAAGTACCAGCAAAGGAATCGACGGACAATGTACGATGTCGTTGGTCTTTTGGCGGAGTCCGTCGGTCATCATCTGAATAAACCGCAATATATTGACATCCTAATGCCTCCGCTAATGGATAAGTGGAACCTGGTGAAGGACGACGATAAGGATCTGTTCCCTTTGTTGGAGTGCCTGTCGAGCATTGCCACTGCCTTGCAGTCCTCCTTTCTGCCCTACTGCGACTCGGTGTATCGAAAGGGCATCTCCATTATTGAGGAGACTATCAACCAGGACAAG ctgtgtaaacaaaacatatcAAACGAATATCCCGACAAGGAGCGCATGGTTATCGCCCTGGATCTGGTGTCTGGCCTGACCGAGGGGCTGGGGAGTCTCATAGAGCCACTGGTGGCGAACAGCAGACTTTTGCAGCTGCTCTGCGAATGCATGGGCGACGGCATACCCGAAGTCCGCCAATCGTCGTTTGCCCTGCTGGGTGATTTGAGCAAGGCCTGTTTTACCCAGGTATACCCCTACACGGACCAGTTCATTACGATCTTGGTGCAAAACCTAAACCCTAGCGTTGTTGATGTGTGCAATAATGCAATTTGGGCCATAGGGCAAATCTGCGTTCAGTTGG GTGAGGAAACCAAGCCGTACGCACGCCTTCTGCTTAGCGAACTAATCATCCTGATGAACCGGCAAAACATTCCAAAAAATctttcgaataatgcgg CAATAACACTTGGGCGCCTCGGAAATGCATGTCCAGCTGAAGTGGCACCCTATTTGCCCGAATTTCTACGCCAGTG GTGCTTGTTACTGCGTCATGCACATGACCACGTTGAGAAGTATTCGTCTTTTATGGGAATGTGCCATATGATCACGGCGAATCCAGGAGGCGTGGTGCCTGACTTCTTATTCTTTTGCTCTGCCATTGCCTCGTGGGAGAATCCCCCACAGGATCTGCGCCAGATGATTCGAAGA ATTATCCATGGCTTCAAGAACCAAATGGGTGAGGAGAATTGGCTAACTTTTTTGGGGCAATTTCCACCACCACTGACCCACCGGCTAATCGAATTGTACGACATCGGATACTAA
- the LOC6737001 gene encoding transportin-1 isoform X2, whose amino-acid sequence MAWTPRDEGLQQLLPILKDSQSPDKATQLAVQTKLQQLNCLPDFNNYLVYVLTNLKTEDEATRSMSGLILKNNIRMYDITQQPEHMEYIKHECLQAVGDSSPQIRATVGILITTIASNIGLNNWPQLLPSLCEMLDNQDYNMCEGAFSVVQKICEDSAEILDHRPLNTMITKFLEYFKHSSPVIRSHAIACVNQFIINRSQALMLNIDSLIVNLLDVPSDDDPSVRMNACHALVGLVRDRLDLMMPHMSQIIGLILLHSVDADENVALQACEFWLSLGKQRNCRNILSPILSQLVPVLVRRMQYTETDIVLLKGEVDEDDEPDRQQDISPRFHMSRVHGISNELDEDPDEDWDLAWNLRKCSASALDIISNIFGEECLPFLLPILNETLLHQEWVIKESGVLALGAIAEGCMQGLIQHLPELIPYLISCLSDEKPLVRSITCWTLMRFLKWVLNQPHDQYLKPLIEELLKCILDSNKRVQEAACSAFATLEEEASPQLVPYLENMLKTFVLALSKYQQRNRRTMYDVVGLLAESVGHHLNKPQYIDILMPPLMDKWNLVKDDDKDLFPLLECLSSIATALQSSFLPYCDSVYRKGISIIEETINQDKLCKQNISNEYPDKERMVIALDLVSGLTEGLGSLIEPLVANSRLLQLLCECMGDGIPEVRQSSFALLGDLSKACFTQVYPYTDQFITILVQNLNPSVVDVCNNAIWAIGQICVQLGEETKPYARLLLSELIILMNRQNIPKNLSNNAAITLGRLGNACPAEVAPYLPEFLRQWCLLLRHAHDHVEKYSSFMGMCHMITANPGGVVPDFLFFCSAIASWENPPQDLRQMIRRASSRERQSQYCR is encoded by the exons atgGCATGGACACCACGGGATGAAGGTCTGCAGCAGCTCCTACCAATTCTCAAGGACTCGCAGTCTCCCGATAAAGCCACGCAGTTAGCCGTGCAAACG AAGCTGCAGCAACTCAACTGCTTACCGGACTTCAACAACTATCTCGTCTATGTGCTCACGAATCTGAAGACGGAGGACGAGGCAACGCGCTCCATGAGCGGCCTAATCCTCAAGAACAACATTCGCATGTACGACATCACTCAGCAGCCGGAGCACATGGAGTATATTAAACACGAGTGCCTGCAGGCAGTGGGCGACTCTTCGCCCCAGATCCGTGCCACCGTGGGCATCCTGATCACCACCATCGCCAGCAATATCGGTCTGAACAACTGGCCGCAGCTGCTTCCATCTCTCTGCGAAATGCTTGACAACCAGGACTACAATATGTGCGAAGGAGCATTCAGTGTCGTCCAGAAAATTTGCGAGGACTCTGCCGAAATTTTGGACCATAGGCCATTAAACACAATGATTACAAAGTTCCTGGAGTACTTTAAGCACAGCAGTCCAGTGATCCGCTCCCACGCCATTGCTTGCGTCAACCAGTTCATCATAAACAGATCACAGGCTCTGATGCTGAATATAGACAGCCTCATTGTGAACCTCTTAGACGTGCCCTCGGATGATGACCCATCGGTTCGCATGAACGCCTGCCATGCATTGGTGGGTCTGGTGCGGGACCGCTTAGACCTCATGATGCCGCACATGTCGCAGATTATTGGG CTCATTTTGTTGCACTCAGTGGACGCCGATGAGAACGTGGCTCTGCAGGCCTGCGAATTTTGGCTGTCATTGGGAAAGCAGAGAAACTGCAGGAATATACTTTCTCCCATTCTATCGCAGTTGGTCCCAGTCCTTGTTCGCCGAATGCAATACACGGAGACGGACATTGTTCTTCTGAAGGGCGAAGTAGATGAAGATGACGAGCCTGATAGACAGCAGGATATCAGTCCACGTTTCCACATGTCCCGCGTACACGGTATAAGTAATGAATTGGATGAAGACCCGGATGAAGACTGGGATTTGGCATGGAACTTGCGCAAGTGCAGCGCATCTGCCCTCGACATTATTTCGAATATTTTCGGCGAGGAGTGTCTGCCCTTCTTGCTGCCCATCCTAAATGAGACGCTACTCCACCAGGAATGGGTGATCAAAGAGAGTGGTGTGCTCGCCCTGGGAGCTATTGCGGAGGGCTGCATGCAGGGCTTGATCCAACACTTGCCAGAGTTGATTCCCTACCTAATTAGCTGTCTGTCTGATGAGAAGCCACTCGTACGCTCCATTACATGCTGGACGCTCATGCGATTCTTGAAATGGGTGCTCAACCAGCCGCACGACCAGTACTTGAAGCCTCTAATAGAGGAACTGCTGAAGTGCATCCTGGACTCCAATAAGCGCGTTCAGGAAGCTGCGTGCTCTGCCTTTGCCActctggaggaggaggccagcCCGCAACTGGTGCCCTACCTGGAGAATATGCTAAAGACGTTCGTCTTGGCCCTCTCCAAGTACCAGCAAAGGAATCGACGGACAATGTACGATGTCGTTGGTCTTTTGGCGGAGTCCGTCGGTCATCATCTGAATAAACCGCAATATATTGACATCCTAATGCCTCCGCTAATGGATAAGTGGAACCTGGTGAAGGACGACGATAAGGATCTGTTCCCTTTGTTGGAGTGCCTGTCGAGCATTGCCACTGCCTTGCAGTCCTCCTTTCTGCCCTACTGCGACTCGGTGTATCGAAAGGGCATCTCCATTATTGAGGAGACTATCAACCAGGACAAG ctgtgtaaacaaaacatatcAAACGAATATCCCGACAAGGAGCGCATGGTTATCGCCCTGGATCTGGTGTCTGGCCTGACCGAGGGGCTGGGGAGTCTCATAGAGCCACTGGTGGCGAACAGCAGACTTTTGCAGCTGCTCTGCGAATGCATGGGCGACGGCATACCCGAAGTCCGCCAATCGTCGTTTGCCCTGCTGGGTGATTTGAGCAAGGCCTGTTTTACCCAGGTATACCCCTACACGGACCAGTTCATTACGATCTTGGTGCAAAACCTAAACCCTAGCGTTGTTGATGTGTGCAATAATGCAATTTGGGCCATAGGGCAAATCTGCGTTCAGTTGG GTGAGGAAACCAAGCCGTACGCACGCCTTCTGCTTAGCGAACTAATCATCCTGATGAACCGGCAAAACATTCCAAAAAATctttcgaataatgcgg CAATAACACTTGGGCGCCTCGGAAATGCATGTCCAGCTGAAGTGGCACCCTATTTGCCCGAATTTCTACGCCAGTG GTGCTTGTTACTGCGTCATGCACATGACCACGTTGAGAAGTATTCGTCTTTTATGGGAATGTGCCATATGATCACGGCGAATCCAGGAGGCGTGGTGCCTGACTTCTTATTCTTTTGCTCTGCCATTGCCTCGTGGGAGAATCCCCCACAGGATCTGCGCCAGATGATTCGAAGA GCGTC GAGTAGGGAAAGGCAATCGCAATACTGCAGATAA